The genomic segment ctaAATTAATAACAGGTTTTATTTTACCATCTGAATCcttataataattcaaatcaaCTGGCtctgaaaaatatttgttacAAATATCGTCATTACTGtgttttttatcattatcgATCTCACTTTCATCATGAACGATAGTAAacttgatatttttattagtaaAATTTTTGGCATTGTTAGGTGGGTTCTTTGTTTGTTTAAGTGCTCTTGAATTTTGTTTGTTCATGTTTTTATATGGCATACTTCTACCATTCATAATAGGTTTCTGTCCTCtcttaattttattatcattccTCATATTGTTCAAAATGTAAGTATTATTCAAACCTTTCAACGAATAAGCATTGTTAGAATATGCTTGATTATTATGAAAATTCTCTCTACCGTAATTAGCAgcattattatcataatTGTTATAATTAAAACTATTGTTTACTGTTGAATTAATGTTTCGCTTCGAATAGGATTGATTTTGTAACTGAGATGAGTCTTGGTGATGCGTTAGATTTCCACCGTAAGCAGAGTTCATCCATTCTTTTGGGTACTCTCCAGTTGCTGACTTcttttcaaagaaaatcttattatttaatgatcTTGAGGTAGACATCTCGCAAAGTTCGACAAACGCTGGGATAGTTGTCAGATCGGATAGCACCTTGCTTGAATAGTGGTTTTTTAGAGCACATctagaaacaaaaaaagtatttcttatataaacatatatatcGTTCTGAAAcaattcaaaaatgaaCAAGCAATAAAATAAGCATCCAACGATGCCATTGCTAAACGTTATCGTAACTTCAATGCTCTATAGTCAATGCTCTTTTGTGGCCATCGTTATTTTATGttgtttcaaatatttaccTTTGTCCGAAAAGAgtaaaatcattaatttaatgaagACTACAAAAATTGATGCATAGTGACCAGAACAAAAGACAATTGTCATCGAGGTACATGATTAACTGCTATTATATACAAGGTTATTGAATAGCTCATTAAGTCATTGAAGCgttcattaaatatttatttacattttttttggGGAACCAATTGTAGATTTTTAGAAGATATGTATTTACAGTATGTCGATAACTTTTCAAGTGAAGGTATTCACTCTATCGTGTTCTTGGTTTTCATCGATAGCAAACTCGAGACTGTTTCCTAAACAGTCTATATTTGCTATTTTGCAATTCTTTATAATCTCTCCAATAGCAGGGATGGTTGTTGCAGAAggttttaattttaagGTACCTGTCGCGTATGATAATTTTGGAAGGATGCAATGGACCCTTCCGTTCTCAGAAACAGATTGAACCATTACATCAAATCTTAATAATGGATTTCCCTCtattttttcattcaaatattgCAGTGTccaatatttattgaattttctaCTATAGTGACGTAAAATTGTGTCCCTTTCGATTAAATGCCAAACCATTTCATCTAACTTCTCTTGGCTGAAACATAGTGGTTGATTAGTTAAGTACCTatgcaattgaaaatggtTAATTAAATCAGGAAATCTACGTAATGGAGAAGTGACTGTGGCATATTGATCCGTGCCAATCATCTCATGAATAGATGGCTTGGAACTAAACGTGCTCGAACTTAACAAAGATCCAATTTTACTAATTTCTTTGATGGATGGCAGTCTTTTCTTGTTGacatttaaaatctttttaaATTGGCTACTTGCCTTTGGTTTCATATTTAAGCCTTTATATGTTTTATAAATTGCTGGTATCTTatgatttttaaaatatttaccaGCCAATGAGTTTGCAAGAATCATAAATTCCGAcacaataatattagaGGGAGTGGTCTCGCTATCCTTAAAATTTACTTTATAACTTTTTTCGCCATCTTGTTTCTTTTCTATCAAATTTACTGCTCCTTTATTAAAGCCTTCTCCAAAGATAACAGCTGAATTATCGATTCTACATTTCCTCAAATGATTTGCTATAAATCGCATTTCTCTTAAATCCCTTTCGATATcattttctcttttaatGCTGctatttaatattttgtcAACTTCTTTATATGTTGTGTTCTTCGGGAAATTATTGACTTTACCTAATTGGATTTCAAAAGTGTCTTCTAATATTGAACAACTACTTTTGTCAAAATCTACCGAAAAAGTAATGGTATTTGTCATTTTACCAGTATTACCTAAATCAGATTTAGTACAAAAACTTTTTGGAAGCATTGGTAAAACAAACTCCGGTAAATACGTAGTGAAAGCTCTCCTAAAtgcaatatttaaaatttcgTCTGATGtagaattattttcaatggTATTATGTAATGGAAATAATGATGCCGGATCAGCGATATGAATGAAAAGTCTTGTGATGTTACCATCTTTCCTTAAAACCGATACACCATCGTCAATCTCATGCGCAGTTTTTTCATCGATGCAGAAAACCTTTAAATCCTTGAAATCATGTCTTCTTTGATCGATTATAGCATGGTTATCCACTTCAGTCAAcgaataaattaattgttcAGTTCTTGTAGTACCTGATATCTCCGGAAGACAAAGGTCTTTGCTTAATAAAAGggaatttaaaatcttaTTTGATGGGttcaattcattatataatttttgacAATTATCTCTTGAAAGttctttgtttttgtaGGTTTCTATTCTCCTAAATAACTTAGAAATTATAGTTGTTATTTTCTCATTACCATAGTAACATCCGTTACCATATTCTTTTAGCATATTAAGAAAATCAGGAAATTTCTCATTAATCTTCTCTAAATTATGCTTATTGATGGCTTCTgtgaatttattaatattctCATCTGTAGCAACTCTAGGGATTGTTTCATTAAGGTAAATCACATTATTGAATGGAAGGACAGAAACAGATATCGGAAATAGTAATGCAGAATGTATTTGGATATCACCCCATAATTGTGATTGCTGTTGTTGAATAACTGCCCAATAAGTAGATAATAATGTAATAGCGTCAATTTTTGtcatatattgaatatcaTCTTTAGTGTTCCGTATTATGTTCGAGATATGATTAGCATCATGATCAGCTCTATTTCTAGCTAACTTATTAAGATCAACATTTTGAACCAGATGAactaatttcaaaaagGAGATGGAACTAGTTTCTACTCCATCGCTAATATATCTATGGAGTACTTCCaacttttttaaattaacaTTTAAATCTCTTGCTGCAATTCTCGATATCTCTGAAGGTAAAGGTGATGTTGCAATTTGACGGGCAACGACTGGTAAACTAGGCAATTTAATAgcattattttctttcctATTTATCAGACCCGCTtcatatttattctttatcaaatcatggtttagaatatttttcGGAAGTGTGTTAAGTATTCTTAAAGTTACATTTTGCTTTGTTGAGAATACTAATGTACCGTCTGGTTTTGCGAATGTAAACCGTGGATCTTCTATACTCATAGGAATATCAACACACATAAGAAGCTCTTTATCTGAATTCCGTAGAAGAACAAGATCACCTATATCTAAACTTCTATCAAATAATTGCAATGCATTAAATGAATAGTCAccattcatttttattggtAAATCCGGGAAttttttccatttctttgaaatcaatGTCTCATTTATCAAATCATTTGAAAACGATCCGGAAGACGTCACTGTATCAAACCAAACTTTAGAAGGAACAATATACTCATTATTAAACGTCATCATTGActgattttgaatttcatcTACTTCCTTAATTTCTGATATGTGTTCTAGGCCTTTAGTTCTCTCCAAAAACTTTGATTTAACTAACTCTAAATTAAAGGACGCTGGCAGCCTTTTTTCTAAGTATTTTGTCCTCCTTGTTGCTAGCTTCAACGCCGAAGCACTACTTTGGATATTTCTTCTGATTAGATGAACCGTCATCTTGCAGACCTAAACGCTATGGAATAAGGCACTACCTGTGAGCTCACGTCCTTGCTTTATCACACTTGGGTTATCAGAAAATTACTGGAATGCATCTACTTCTTCTTATATTCAACTAAAACTGacaattatcaattgtattgaattgaatttagATATTCAAATAACCGCGATGCTCTTATCCAAGAAGTCATCATGTAGGACGAAGCAGTTTATGTTAATGGTTTCATATTTAAAGGTATTAGTCTTATAGAAAGTTAATTGATTCTGAAACATTGTCAGTGGTCATTGTTTGAGATGGGCTCTTGTCCACTGATGTCGAGCATTCAAAGAACATGTATACCGCTTTGTCTTGCCGATGTACAGCGATAACTGATGGCGCTTTTATGCGAGGTGC from the Tetrapisispora phaffii CBS 4417 chromosome 9, complete genome genome contains:
- the TPHA0I00340 gene encoding uncharacterized protein (similar to Saccharomyces cerevisiae YML119W; ancestral locus Anc_8.852) — its product is MSTSRSLNNKIFFEKKSATGEYPKEWMNSAYGGNLTHHQDSSQLQNQSYSKRNINSTVNNSFNYNNYDNNAANYGRENFHNNQAYSNNAYSLKGLNNTYILNNMRNDNKIKRGQKPIMNGRSMPYKNMNKQNSRALKQTKNPPNNAKNFTNKNIKFTIVHDESEIDNDKKHSNDDICNKYFSEPVDLNYYKDSDGKIKPVINLVSKKTQQSIKKVYKLSVPINYKDTTYSGVSSLIETEYRPLYSKDQSFKFYNKDSVLLFKTLDAIVEKIKASNRKETKENDANTTLEKIKLNKSSRVLKSINERSFINNTGLKLTSNNDSFELSFDGKALDRSDILRMVDSFSVAFSDDDGDNDDYNEQAESTFDEEFGSKENKYLRTLTNKILPAEITGGGF
- the DSS1 gene encoding exoribonuclease II (similar to Saccharomyces cerevisiae DSS1 (YMR287C); ancestral locus Anc_8.853) gives rise to the protein MTVHLIRRNIQSSASALKLATRRTKYLEKRLPASFNLELVKSKFLERTKGLEHISEIKEVDEIQNQSMMTFNNEYIVPSKVWFDTVTSSGSFSNDLINETLISKKWKKFPDLPIKMNGDYSFNALQLFDRSLDIGDLVLLRNSDKELLMCVDIPMSIEDPRFTFAKPDGTLVFSTKQNVTLRILNTLPKNILNHDLIKNKYEAGLINRKENNAIKLPSLPVVARQIATSPLPSEISRIAARDLNVNLKKLEVLHRYISDGVETSSISFLKLVHLVQNVDLNKLARNRADHDANHISNIIRNTKDDIQYMTKIDAITLLSTYWAVIQQQQSQLWGDIQIHSALLFPISVSVLPFNNVIYLNETIPRVATDENINKFTEAINKHNLEKINEKFPDFLNMLKEYGNGCYYGNEKITTIISKLFRRIETYKNKELSRDNCQKLYNELNPSNKILNSLLLSKDLCLPEISGTTRTEQLIYSLTEVDNHAIIDQRRHDFKDLKVFCIDEKTAHEIDDGVSVLRKDGNITRLFIHIADPASLFPLHNTIENNSTSDEILNIAFRRAFTTYLPEFVLPMLPKSFCTKSDLGNTGKMTNTITFSVDFDKSSCSILEDTFEIQLGKVNNFPKNTTYKEVDKILNSSIKRENDIERDLREMRFIANHLRKCRIDNSAVIFGEGFNKGAVNLIEKKQDGEKSYKVNFKDSETTPSNIIVSEFMILANSLAGKYFKNHKIPAIYKTYKGLNMKPKASSQFKKILNVNKKRLPSIKEISKIGSLLSSSTFSSKPSIHEMIGTDQYATVTSPLRRFPDLINHFQLHRYLTNQPLCFSQEKLDEMVWHLIERDTILRHYSRKFNKYWTLQYLNEKIEGNPLLRFDVMVQSVSENGRVHCILPKLSYATGTLKLKPSATTIPAIGEIIKNCKIANIDCLGNSLEFAIDENQEHDRVNTFT